Proteins encoded in a region of the Pelobates fuscus isolate aPelFus1 chromosome 11, aPelFus1.pri, whole genome shotgun sequence genome:
- the LOC134576718 gene encoding zinc finger protein 714-like: MDSDIWKMAPPSFTFVKNRDDNIVHKTLHVSHSNYLNKEKIQKRPNQLKLNEDSGATLSLRGQDRTKGKPHYKESSVSFISKCTEKKWITWKSESMEHIQTVTLNPGQDVEIAPMPGFVKESKDGSRTCFSRIDEKNMPRHNFKLRHYNPTEIKVSTSVPFKRNKAHVNKYPLPNETIFNNTNPCEESNRYLGIPLYNPSKNNMIQKNISYQGGTIETQEKINPVHTMDTVDQKVYDKPFCSTDLPTGSHPYKETSIDITQKTGFNKCIKVQREKIFSSTLSQDIITVETKVNKQKDSPEENSTYRRFLLIDNQGMPYTMVVEEPELKQTSKLSSETSADVKHSVNSRSLAPRKVYTCPVCFRIFEYLSYLQRHSIAHSQQKPHMCTICGKAFKRTSHLTRHKYIHFGGKLFQCQVCQHRFRDTGELTRHQKIHTFENHHQSDVCHRHFGEQTMLQHHIDSKHTK; the protein is encoded by the coding sequence ATGGATTCTGACATCTGGAAAATGGCTCCACCTAGCTTTACTTTTGTTAAAAACAGGGATGATAACATTGTTCATAAAACCTTACATGTGAGTCATAGCAACTACCTAAACAAAGAGAAAATACAGAAAAGACCAAACCAGTTAAAACTAAATGAAGATTCAGGAGCTACCCTCTCTTTAAGAGGACAAGACCGAACTAAAGGAAAACCACATTATAAAGAATCATCTGTGAGCTTCATTAGTAAATGTACAGAAAAGAAATGGATTACATGGAAGTCTGAGTCCATGGAACATATACAAACAGTAACATTGAATCCTGGTCAAGATGTAGAAATTGCACCAATGCCAGGTTTTGTAAAAGAGTCTAAAGATGGCAGCCGGACATGTTTTTCACGAATAGATGAGAAAAATATGCCCAGACATAATTTTAAACTGAGACATTATAACCCCACTGAAATCAAAGTATCTACTTCAGTCCCTTTCAAAAGAAATAAAGCACATGTGAATAAATACCCTTTACCAAATGAAACTATTTTTAATAATACCAATCCCTGTGAAGAATCAAATCGTTATCTTGGAATTCCTTTATACAATCCAAGTAAAAATAACATGATTCAAAAGAATATCTCATATCAAGGTGGTACAATTGAAACACAAGAGAAGATTAATCCAGTACATACAATGGATACAGTGGACCAAAAAGTGTATGATAAACCATTCTGTAGCACAGATCTCCCAACTGGGAGTCATCCCTATAAAGAGACAAGCATAGATATTACTCAAAAGACAggatttaataaatgtattaaagtacaaagagaaaaaatattCAGCTCAACTCTTTCTCAAGATATAATAACAGTGGAAACCAAAGTCAACAAGCAAAAAGATTCACCTGAAGAAAACTCTACGTACAGGAGATTTCTGCTTATTGACAACCAAGGGATGCCATACACAATGGTAGTAGAGGAACCAGAATTGAAACAAACAAGTAAGCTATCCAGTGAAACTAGTGCAGATGTTAAACATAGTGTGAATTCTAGATCTTTGGCTCCTCGTAAGGTTTATACTTGCCCAGTGTGCTTCAGAATATTTGAATATCTGTCTTATCTCCAGAGGCACAGCATTGCCCACTCACAACAAAAGCCTCACATGTGCACGATCTGTGGAAAAGCTTTTAAAAGGACTTCCCATCTTACCCGTCATAAGTATATCCACTTTGGTGGAAAACTTTTCCAATGCCAAGTTTGCCAGCATAGATTCCGAGACACAGGGGAACTTACACGTCATCAGAAGATTCATACTTTTGAAAATCATCACCAATCTGATGTGTGCCATAGGCATTTTGGGGAGCAAACCATGTTGCAACATCATATTGATTCAAAACATACTAAATAA